The sequence TCATCTGCCCAAAGTATAGTCTCTTTTCTCATAACTTACTACTGTTTTCAAGTTCGGCATCGGCTGCCATTGATGTTTCCCAGAAATTAAAATAGTTCTCAAACGTGTTACCTTGCATAAGAATGTTGTAATTCTCATCACTTATCATCACAATTCTTACACCTTCGGGTAACTCTATCAACTCTGAACTCTCAATTTTTCTACGATATAGCATCAACTCCCTCAAATTATCAAACCCTTTTATTTGTAACATTCCCACTCCATCGGTTGTTGATATAGCGAGGTCAAAGTCTTTTATATAGAAGTTTGTGAAGTTGTATCGTGCTACTATAAACAATATCTGATTTGCATCAATACTATCGGCAGAGAAGACCATCAACATTTGATGCGGAGCCTCTTTATCCCATACAAATGGAGGCAACTCTTTTTTATCTGCTATTGAATCGTTTACTACTCCTCCTGCACCTAATCTGATTTTAAATATATCTTGTTGACCTGTTCCTGAAACCACTTCGCGACCTTCTGCCACTCCTTTTAACATTGCTGTTGCAAGTGGAGCAACATCCTCCTCGGGATAGTTCTGAAGCAACTGTTTCATTGCATCCTTAAAGTTATCTATATCTCCCTCGTTCACATAAGCCAACGAATTTACCAACATAAATTTAGGCATCAGTTTTGAGAGAGGATATTTCTCTGTAAAAGTGTTGTATTGGGTATGAACTCCGCTATTATCCCCGGCAATGAATGTTTCGTATATAGTGCGATATAGCGAGTCTTGTTCTACCTCCATATTCTTTATATTTTCGAGATAGTTTGCATCTTTCATTGCTTGTGCATATTTGCTTTCAGGAAACTCGGTTAATATCTTTTGTCGATACTCCTCGGCTGTGAGTTTATCCCTTTGAATCATATTCATCAAATATATGTTATAGTATGTCTCTAACATATATTCATTATCGGGATATTGAGTCATTAATCTATCAAAGATACTCATCGCCGCCTCAAAGTCCTCTAAATCATTTTTAAGGATTACTCCCATATTAAAGAGTCCGTCAATTATTAGTTCATCCGATAGAGCAATATCCTCCGGTGTTCGTGGCAACTGTTGGAGATAGTATTGAGGATCTTTTGTATCGGTTACTGGAGCACCTAACGAATCGGCCACTGCCTCAACCTGAGCCAATGAGTCGGCAAGTAGTTCTGCCTCCTCCTCTGCTCCATAATCGTACTCCTCAAAATCAGACATTGAGAATGCCGCTTTATTTATTCTTCGCCAGTTATCTTCCAATTTACGTTTACCCCACTTCTTTTGGAAGTCGGTTTTACCTGTTGCAATGGTTGCCTTGTTGTAGAAATACCAGCTTGAACTCTTTCCTCCTATCTGCATTGCTGGACCAGTTGGTGCTTGTGCTCCTCCCAATGATGATTGTCCAAAGGCAGAGTTCATTGCCGATTGATTTGCCAAATGCTCCTGTCGAGCCATCTCCTCTGCCAATAGTCGTTCTTGCTCTTTTACCTCCTCAATCTTCTTTTCAATAAGTTTCATTATCTCCTCCTCAGGAAGTGAAGCTACATACCTTAGGCTATCTTGCAACTCTACTGTTGATGAGTGTACCACCAAATCATCCAACACTTCAGAGCGTTTTACAAGAGTTGTATAGTTGGGAAAATCTTCGCTTACCAGTGGCACACCTTCGGCATAACAGGGTTGAGCTTTGGTGTACTTGCGTTGTGAGAAGTATATGTTACCCAATGTTATCTGATTCATTGCCTTCTCTATACCATTGCGGGTACTCTCACTATTTGCTTTAATGTAATAGTCAATTGCTTTAAGTGTATCTCCTGCCGATAGGTGGATGTTTCCAATGGCATAGTATATTTGGTCAAGATACTCTTTGTTTCGTGATGCCTTTGTCATCTTCTTCAACCCCTTTATAACCTTTGAGGTATCTTGATTTGACATCACCTCTGTCTGCTTAATACGTGCATTAAATTCGGTACGATATACAGGATTCATTGATATTACCTTTGAATAGGTATCGTATGCCAAATTGTTCTGCTCGGTTTTTTGGTACAACTGGGCCAAGAGGAACGTTTGACGCACCTTTTGATATTTATCTTTTTGTGCATCTATCGATTTTTTCAGGAATGGTATTGCCTCACTATACTCTCCTTTGTTTATATGAAACTGAGCAGTTACCATTGATAACTCTCCCTCCATTTTTGAGGGTATGGAGTCGAGTGATATTTTGTGTTTTACATCCTCTGCTTCATACATCCACCCTAACTCGGTATAGCATCGCATAAGCCATATCTTTGACTCTTTTACCAAATCCTCTAACCACGGGAAGTGTTGTATTATATAGTTGAATGTTGATGCTGCCTCAAGAAATTCACCTTGATAAAATTGCGACCTTGCTATCATAAACCACGCATTGTGTATATAGGGATTAAACTCCTCGCGGTTTAAGAATGCTTTATATTTTGGATCGGACGCTTTCTTTGGATCACGCTTTGGTTTCTTCTTTATTGAGTGCAGTTGTATCGCTTTTTTTCCTTTATCAATAGGTATTTTAAAATCTCCCGATGGTTTCTGTTCCTTCTCGTTTGAATAGGCACTTACGGGGTGTATGTGTACCAATGAGGTGAAGTCATCGTTAAAATCTTTCTGCATATTCTTCAACGACTCTTTATAACTCTCATTACCGTTAAAATAGACGTTAAATCGCGTTGTTAAGCCGTGGTAAAAACGCGTAGCCTTTGTGTTCTTTTTTGGAGAACACGCCATTACCATAACTATAATGGTCAATATCAATACTATTTTTACCCTTACTTTTTTCAACACTTTTACTTTTATTAAAGTACGTATTTATTTAATTTTTATTGTCTTATAACTTTGCTTTAATTCAACATTGCTCTTTTATCCTTTGCGGTGCTGTTATCTTTTTCACTCCCCACAATATAGCATATATCAATATCAATACAAATACTATGGTTGCACTTGTTGGAACGTTTGCAAAGGTTGATAACAACAATCCCGATACCCCACCTGTTAACGATATAATGATTGACAATAATACTATCCTATTGTAGGAGCGGGTAAAGAGTTCGGCACTCATTTGAGGTAACGATATGAACGATAGCAACAGCATTATTCCTATTAGTTTTACTGTCAATATTATTGCCAACGATATTACTACCATTGCAACATACTCAATCAATTTAACCTTTACACCCCGTATCTTTGCAAACTCCCTGTCAAAAGCTGTATATAAAATCTCCTTGCGATATATAACAGAGATAAAAAAGAGTATTAGAGTATATATGGTATATATTAGCAAATCTTTTGAGTTGATGGTCAATATATCACCAAAGAGAAAACCTGTTAATCCTGTATTATATCCGGGAGTTATATATATGAATATCACGCCCAATGCCATTCCCAATGCCCAGAACACAGCTATTGCAGAGTCTTCTCTCACCCTTTTTCTTTGCGACAGTGCCTCAACTCCAAATGCCGAGGCCAAGGCAAATATCAATGCAGTTATAGAGGGAGAGATTCCAAGATATACCCCTAATCCCAATCCTCCAAATGAGGCGTGGGTTATACCTCCTGCTATAAAC comes from Bacteroidales bacterium and encodes:
- a CDS encoding tetratricopeptide repeat protein gives rise to the protein MVMACSPKKNTKATRFYHGLTTRFNVYFNGNESYKESLKNMQKDFNDDFTSLVHIHPVSAYSNEKEQKPSGDFKIPIDKGKKAIQLHSIKKKPKRDPKKASDPKYKAFLNREEFNPYIHNAWFMIARSQFYQGEFLEAASTFNYIIQHFPWLEDLVKESKIWLMRCYTELGWMYEAEDVKHKISLDSIPSKMEGELSMVTAQFHINKGEYSEAIPFLKKSIDAQKDKYQKVRQTFLLAQLYQKTEQNNLAYDTYSKVISMNPVYRTEFNARIKQTEVMSNQDTSKVIKGLKKMTKASRNKEYLDQIYYAIGNIHLSAGDTLKAIDYYIKANSESTRNGIEKAMNQITLGNIYFSQRKYTKAQPCYAEGVPLVSEDFPNYTTLVKRSEVLDDLVVHSSTVELQDSLRYVASLPEEEIMKLIEKKIEEVKEQERLLAEEMARQEHLANQSAMNSAFGQSSLGGAQAPTGPAMQIGGKSSSWYFYNKATIATGKTDFQKKWGKRKLEDNWRRINKAAFSMSDFEEYDYGAEEEAELLADSLAQVEAVADSLGAPVTDTKDPQYYLQQLPRTPEDIALSDELIIDGLFNMGVILKNDLEDFEAAMSIFDRLMTQYPDNEYMLETYYNIYLMNMIQRDKLTAEEYRQKILTEFPESKYAQAMKDANYLENIKNMEVEQDSLYRTIYETFIAGDNSGVHTQYNTFTEKYPLSKLMPKFMLVNSLAYVNEGDIDNFKDAMKQLLQNYPEEDVAPLATAMLKGVAEGREVVSGTGQQDIFKIRLGAGGVVNDSIADKKELPPFVWDKEAPHQMLMVFSADSIDANQILFIVARYNFTNFYIKDFDLAISTTDGVGMLQIKGFDNLRELMLYRRKIESSELIELPEGVRIVMISDENYNILMQGNTFENYFNFWETSMAADAELENSSKL
- a CDS encoding metal ABC transporter permease; its protein translation is MEIVQYSFFINAAVAITLISIVAGIVGTYIVSRRMLFIAGGITHASFGGLGLGVYLGISPSITALIFALASAFGVEALSQRKRVREDSAIAVFWALGMALGVIFIYITPGYNTGLTGFLFGDILTINSKDLLIYTIYTLILFFISVIYRKEILYTAFDREFAKIRGVKVKLIEYVAMVVISLAIILTVKLIGIMLLLSFISLPQMSAELFTRSYNRIVLLSIIISLTGGVSGLLLSTFANVPTSATIVFVLILIYAILWGVKKITAPQRIKEQC